The segment ATGGAAGAAAGCTGCCAAATTGAAATCAGCACCCGAAAAAAAAATGCCGAAATGATTTTCGACATTTTCACCAATTTATTTGAGATTGAGATTAAAAAATTTAATCATTCATAACATCCAAAATGTATTGTGGAGGCGCAATAGGTTTTCCTGAATTTAGATCCACAAAAACTAACAAAAAATATGCAGTTGTTAACAACTCGCCACTTTCATTACGAATTTCGCAATCGAATTCTACCTTCACAGTCGTTTGACTTTTGAACTTTGTTATCACTGTAAGTAAATCATCATAACGTGCTGGTTTTTTGTAATTTAAAGTCATGGAAACTATTGGAAGTGCAATTCCGTTCTCCTCAAGTGATTTATACGAAATCCCTTTGTTTCTAAGCCATTCCACGCGTCCCATTTCAAAATAAGGCACATAATTGCCATGGTAAACAACACTCATTTGGTCGGTTTCAGAGTAACGTACTCTAACATTAATTTGATGTTCTTTCATCTGATTTTTTTGCGTTTAATCTATATTCGATTTTTTCATTACAACAATATTTTTAAAAAATCAATGCCATTTTAATTTTTTTTAACAAATTTTATTCACATATTTGTTACCCCGAAAAACATGAAAAAATTCAATGTTTTTTTATGTTAAAAACTAAATAACTAATTACATTAATTTAAACTAAATATGAGCAAAACTGCGCAATCGGTGTGGGAAAACTGTCTGCTATTTATAAAAGACAATATTCAAGAGCAAGCTTTCAAAACTTGGTTTGAACCGATTAAGTCAGTTGAACTAACTGATAACGCTTTATACATTCAGGTTCCAAGCAAATTCTTTTATGAATGGCTTGAAGAACACTATGTGAAATTACTCAAAGTAGCGTTAACTAAAGAACTTGGAAAAAACGCAAAGTTACTCTATAAAATTAAAATGGAGAACACTTACGGAAATAAACAGCCATTTACTGAACAGTTGCCAAGTGCTCACCGCAGTCCAATAAAATCACAAGATGTTGATGCTCCGTTTAAAAACCTAAATCCAGAATTAAAAAATCCTTTTGTAATTCCGGGAATTAGAAACTTAAAAATCGAGTCGCAACTTAATCCAAATTACAGCTTTGACAATTTCCTTGAAGGAGATTCTAACAGATTAGCTCGTTCTGCCGGTATGGCTGTTGCCAACAAACCTGGAGGAACATCATTCAATCCGTTATTGATTTTTGGTGGTGTTGGATTAGGAAAAACCCATTTAGCTCACGCTATTGGAGTTGAAATCAAAGATAAATATCCTGAAAAAACCGTTTTATACATTTCTGCAGAAGTATTCACGCAGCAATACATTGACTCGGTTAAGAAAAATAACAGAAACGATTTTATTCATTTCTATCAGTTGATTGATGTATTGATTATTGATGATGTTCAATTCCTTTCCGGAAAAACAGGAACGCAGGATGTATTCTTCCATATTTTCAATTACTTACATCAAAATGGAAAACAAGTAATTCTTACTTCAGACAAAGCGCCTGTTGACATGCAAGACATCGAACAACGTTTGTTGTCTCGTTTCAAATGGGGTTTATCTGCCGAATTACACCAACCGGATTATGAAACCAGAATTTCTATCTTAAAAAATATTTTGTATCGTGATGGCGTTGAAATGCCTGATGAAATTATAGAATATGTGGCTAGAAACATCAAGTCAAACGTGAGAGAATTAGAAGGTGCTATTATTTCGTTGATTGCTCAATCTTCTTTTAACAAAAAAGAAGTGACTTTAGATTTGGCCAAAAATGTAGTTGAGAAATTTGTCAAAAATGTAAAAAGAGAAATCTCAATTGAATACATTCAAAAAGTTGTTTCTGATTATTTCCAATTAGATTTGGATACTTTACAATCTAAAACCAGAAAGCGCCACGTTGTTCAGGCTCGACAATTAGCCATGTTTTTTGCAAAGAAATTTACTAAGTCTTCTTTGGCAAATATTGGTTCCCAAATTGGAGACAGAGACCACGCTACCGTTCTTCACGCATGCAAAACAGTTGACAACTTAGTTTCGACTGATAAACAATTCAAAAAATTTGTAGAAGATATTCATAAAAAATTATCGCTATAATTCCTTTTTGAGTAAGTTTGCGCTTTAGAATTATACAATATGCCCGTTAAGATTTTAATGGTTTGTTTAGGAAACATCTGCCGATCACCATTGGCAGAAGGGCTTCTTGCTGCTAAACTTCCCCCAAATAAATTTATAGTTGACTCCGCCGGGACAGGAAATTACCATATTGGTAAACAACCTGACCAGCGTTCCATTATGACAGCTCAAAAAAACGGCTTAGACATTACCAATCAAAAAGCAAGACAGTTTACAGCCAGAGATTTTGAAGAGTTTGATTATATCTATGTCATGGATAATTCGAATTATGACGATGTGATTGAATTGGCCAAAAAAGAAGAGCACAAAAAGAAAGTGCAATTAATTCTGAATGATTTGTTTCCTGGTGATAATGTAGATGTTCCCGATCCTTATTACGGATTGCAAAATGGTTTTGACATGGTTTATGAAATGCTTGATGAAACTTGCAATATTTTA is part of the Flavobacterium sangjuense genome and harbors:
- a CDS encoding acyl-CoA thioesterase; the protein is MKEHQINVRVRYSETDQMSVVYHGNYVPYFEMGRVEWLRNKGISYKSLEENGIALPIVSMTLNYKKPARYDDLLTVITKFKSQTTVKVEFDCEIRNESGELLTTAYFLLVFVDLNSGKPIAPPQYILDVMND
- the dnaA gene encoding chromosomal replication initiator protein DnaA, whose protein sequence is MSKTAQSVWENCLLFIKDNIQEQAFKTWFEPIKSVELTDNALYIQVPSKFFYEWLEEHYVKLLKVALTKELGKNAKLLYKIKMENTYGNKQPFTEQLPSAHRSPIKSQDVDAPFKNLNPELKNPFVIPGIRNLKIESQLNPNYSFDNFLEGDSNRLARSAGMAVANKPGGTSFNPLLIFGGVGLGKTHLAHAIGVEIKDKYPEKTVLYISAEVFTQQYIDSVKKNNRNDFIHFYQLIDVLIIDDVQFLSGKTGTQDVFFHIFNYLHQNGKQVILTSDKAPVDMQDIEQRLLSRFKWGLSAELHQPDYETRISILKNILYRDGVEMPDEIIEYVARNIKSNVRELEGAIISLIAQSSFNKKEVTLDLAKNVVEKFVKNVKREISIEYIQKVVSDYFQLDLDTLQSKTRKRHVVQARQLAMFFAKKFTKSSLANIGSQIGDRDHATVLHACKTVDNLVSTDKQFKKFVEDIHKKLSL
- a CDS encoding low molecular weight protein-tyrosine-phosphatase; this encodes MPVKILMVCLGNICRSPLAEGLLAAKLPPNKFIVDSAGTGNYHIGKQPDQRSIMTAQKNGLDITNQKARQFTARDFEEFDYIYVMDNSNYDDVIELAKKEEHKKKVQLILNDLFPGDNVDVPDPYYGLQNGFDMVYEMLDETCNILAKKLIEKHP